The proteins below are encoded in one region of Bombus vancouverensis nearcticus chromosome 8, iyBomVanc1_principal, whole genome shotgun sequence:
- the LOC143303096 gene encoding uncharacterized protein LOC143303096 has translation MANVGDERLSGEEGSTLEELRNKLARMNLPISGARSVLIARLNRACRAGQSYRKGSTGGEELTGQRDLENVQRAERDCNEDEDVEKMNTKELKERLASLGLKTTGRKVELRARLRAAMDGNDISSEEESDDESEDEDGKKNAREYKRDTRRVYQDRDECCRRACVGSTLSFRDVEDALESFSGNRGENVERWFESFEEVADTCMWSDGQKAVYARKLLKGSAKIFASFECHARTWHELKRGLVKEFSRKVNSRQVHQKLEEIKKESDEACLAYMYRMLEIASHVDMEEEAKVEYIVDGIIDDENNKAVLYGATSIKGLRKRLVMYEEQKSRRAKSIVKPAKTQKNGGRPRQSVDAMKKRRCSICGSEDHLRVKCPEKGKGMKCFKCNRLGHVAANCTARQVKTYVISRPERKKYVKDVSIDGCRFVSLVDTGSDLTFIRADEYVRLGSPPLGNCKLKFDGFGSAGNSTWGEFTRVMTVDGCDFTVTLHVVSDKVMTRHSLLLGTDFLDQVELRVKRGEVTFLRLDDQTDGHEDAPDVLRVNAIEQSDEIDLSHVRESHYREAIRDIIKGYRPEKKRDAGITAKIVLKSDKPVARRPRRLAPSERKEVDDLMEAWINEGVIKPSDSEYASPIVVVRKKDGSIRVCVDFRELNELIECPHFPLPLIEDVLDALQGAQLFTTIDLKNGFFHVSLDKDSQRYTSFVTPTGQYEFLKLPFGLKISPIVFQKYISKIYKELMDKGIVIVYMDDIIVLAKNLEEAWERLQMVVELTGQYGLVINWKKCRFMQREIEYLGHIVSGNTIKPSAHKTKAVANFPKPTSVRKVQSFLGLTGYFRKFIRGYAKIAKPLTDLLKKEIDFKFGDRESEAFETLKAALTSGPVLTLYRIGAETELHTDASAEGYGAILMQLDLNDGKFHPVYFASGKTTPTEARYTSYELEVLAI, from the coding sequence atggccaacgtcggggacgaacgattgtcgggtgaagagggttcgacgctggaggagctgaggaataagctcgcgcgaatgaacctccctatatcgggtgcgaggtcagtgctgattgcaaggctgaatcgggcgtgtagggctggacaatcgtatcgtaagggatcgacgggcggtgaagagctaaccggtcaacgagatttagaaaatgtacagagagctgagcgtgattgcaacgaagatgaggatgttgagaaaatgaatacgaaggagttgaaggagcgcctcgctagtttgggtttaaaaacgacgggaagaaaagtagagttacgcgcacggctacgagcggccatggatggtaatgacatatcgtcggaagaagaaagcgacgacgaaagtgaggatgaagatggcaagaaaaacgcaagagaatacaagagagatacgcgaagggtgtatcaggaccgtgacgaatgttgtcgaagggcatgtgttggttcgacactgagttttagagacgtcgaagatgcattagagtcgtttagtggcaacagaggtgaaaatgtcgaacgatggttcgagtcgttcgaggaagtcgctgatacgtgcatgtggtcggatgggcagaaggcagtctacgcaaggaagctgctgaagggatcagcgaaaatatttgcgagcttcgagtgtcatgccaggacctggcatgagttgaagagggggctagtgaaagaattttcgaggaaagtcaacagtaggcaagttcatcagaaacttgaagaaataaaaaaggagagtgatgaagcatgtttggcgtacatgtaccgtatgctcgagatagccagccatgtggacatggaggaggaagcaaaggtagaatacatagtggatggaataatagacgacgagaacaataaggctgtattgtatggcgctacgtcaatcaaagggttgaggaagaggttagtgatgtacgaagagcagaagagtcgcagagcaaagtcgattgtgaagccggctaaaacccagaagaacggcgGGAGGCCCAGACAATCTGTagacgcaatgaagaaaagaagatgctccatttgcggtagtgaggatcatctaagagTTAAGTGCCCGGAGAAAGGAAAAGGTATGAAGTGTTTCAAATGCAACAGGCTTGGACACGTGGCGGCGAATTGTACAGCGCGACAAGTAAAGACTTACGTAATCTCAAGACCGGAGAGGAAAAAGTAcgtgaaggacgtgtcgatagatggctgcaggtttgtctcgttagtggatacaggtagtgaccttacgttcatacgagcggatgagtatgtgaggttaggatcaccacctctgggaaactgcaaacttaagtttgatggttttggttccgctggcaatagtacctggggcgagttcacaagggtaatgacggtcgacgggtgcgactttactgtcactctgcatgttgtctcggataaggtaatgacaagacacagtctactcttaggtaccgactttttagaccaggtagagttgcgagtcaaacggggcgaggtgacatttttacgactcgacgatcagaccgacggtcacgaggacgcgccggatgtactgagggtaaacgcgatagaacaatccgacgagatcgatttgtcacatgtacgagaatctcattaccgtgaagccattcgggatattattaaagggtataggccggagaagaagagagacgcCGGGATAACCGCGAAAATAGTTCTGAAAAGCGAcaaaccggtagcgcgaagaccgcgaagactggcgccgtcggaaagaaaggaagtagatgatctgatggaagcgtggataaacgagggtgtcatcaaaccgtcagactcggagtacgCGAGTCCGATAGTGGTAGTCCGAAAGAAAGATGGCTCCATCAGGGTTTGCGtcgattttcgcgagcttaacgaactcattgagtgtccacatttcccgtTGCCGTTAATTGAAGACGTTTTAGACGCGTTGCAGGGCGCCCAGCTGTTTACAACAATAGATCTGAAAAACGGGTTTTTCCACGTAAGTCTAGACAAGGATAGCCAGAGGTACACCTCTTTTGTTACGCCCACGGGGCAATACGAATTtctgaagttgccgtttggtctGAAAATTTCTCCTATTGTCTTCCAAAAGTACATATCGAAGATCTACAAAGAACTGATGGATAAGGGTATTGTCATCGTGTACATGGACGATATCATTGtccttgcaaagaatttagaggaggcatGGGAACGCCTGCAAATGGTCGTAGAATTAACTGGGCAGTATGGGCTAGTCATAAATTGGAAAAAATGTCGTTTTATGCAGAGGGAAATCGAGTATTTGGGACACATAGTCTCGGGAAACACCATAAAGCCGTCCGCTCATAAAACCAAGGCCgttgcaaactttcccaagccaacatcggTTAGAAAAGtccagagttttttgggacttacaggatatttccgaaaattcattagaggttACGCGAAGATTGCCAAACCCTTAaccgatctgttgaaaaaggagaTAGACTTCAAGTTCGGGGATCGGGAATCAGAAGCTTTCGAAACCTTGAAAGCAGCGCTTACCAGCGGGCCTGTCTTAACACTCTATAGAATAGGCGCAGAGAC